TGGCGTTATCCGCCGTTCTTCCACGCGCTGCTGGACGCGGGCGTCTACCCGCCGTGCAGCGCCTTCGAGGCATGGTTCGTCTCGGCGGCGCTGGACGACGCCGCGTTCGACCGGATCGCCGATGCCCTGCCCGCCGCCGCCCGCGCGGCCGCCCAAAAGGACCAGCCCTGATGTCCGAGCAAACCCGCGTCCACGTCGTGCGCCACGGGGAGGTGCACAACCCCAGCGGCGTCCTCTATGGCCGGCTGCCGGGGTTCCGCCTATCCGAGCGGGGCCGCGAGCAGGCGGCCGCCGTCGCCGAGGCGCTGGCCGGCCGGGACATCGCCGCCGTCGTCGCCTCCCCGCTGCAACGGGCCCAGGAAACCGCCGCGCCCATCGCCGCCAAGCACGACGTGGCCGTCGACACCGATCACGACCTGATCGAGTCCGCGAACTTCTTCGAGGGCCGCCGCGTCGGCCCGGGCGACGGCGCCTGGCGCGACCCGCGATTCTGGTGGCAGCTGCGCAACCCGTTCACCCCCTCGTGGGGTGAACCGTACGCCGAGATCGCGGCGCGCATGACGACCGCGGTGGACAAGGTCCGCGCGCGCGGGGCCGGCCGCGAGGTGGTGTGCGTCAGCCACCAGCTGCCGGTATGGACGCTGCGGCTGCACCTGACCGGCCGGCGGCTGTGGCACGACCCGCGACGGCGCGAGTGCGGCCTGTGCTCGATCACCACCCTGGTGTACGAGGGTGACCGGCTGGTCGACGTCGAGTACCGGGAGCCGGCGCTCTGAGCATGTGGCGACTGGTGGTGGCCGGGGTCGTGCTGACGACCCTGGTTGCCGGGTGCTCTTCGGGTCGCGACGCGGTCGCCCAGGGCGGCACCTTCGAATTCGTCTCGCCCGGCGGGAAGACCGACATTTACTACAACCCGCCGTCCAGCCGTGGCCGCCCCGGCCCGCTGTCGGGGCCCGACCTGGCGGACCCCGCCCACCCGCTGTCGCTGGACGATCCGACCTTCGCCGGCCGGGTCGTCGTCATCAACATCTGGGGGCAGTGGTGCGGCCCGTGCCGGGCCGAGGTCAGCCAGCTGCAGCAGGTGTACGACGCCACCCGCGACGCCGGGGTGTCTTTTCTCGGCATCGACGTGCGCGACAGCAACCGCCAGGCGGCGCTGGACTTCGTCAATGACCGGCACGTGACCTTCCCGTCGATCTACGACCCGGCGATGCGCACCCTGATCGCGTTCGGCGGCAAGTACCCCACCACCGTGATCCCGTCCACGCTCGTCCTCGACCGCCAGCACCGCGTCGCGGCGGTGTTCCTGCGCGAAATGCTGGCGGCCGACCTGCAGCCCGTGGTGCAGAAGCTGGCGCGAGAATGACCGGCTTCACCCAGATCGCCGCCGCCGGGCCGCTCCTGGTGGCCCTCGGCGTGTGCCTGCTCGCGGGGCTGGTGTCCTTCGCCTCGCCGTGCGTGGTGCCCCTGGTGCCCGGCTACCTGTCCTACCTGGCCGCCGTCGTCGGCGTGGACGAGCAGCCGTTGCCCGGCCAGGTCAAGGCCCCACCGTCGGCGCGATGGCGGGTCGCCGGCTCGGCCGCGTTGTTCGTCGCCGGGTTCACCACTGTGTTCGTCCTGGGCACGGTCGCCGTCCTCGGGATGACCACCACTCTGATCACCAACCAGCTGCTGCTACAGCGGGTCGGTGGCGTGCTGACGATCGTGATGGGCCTGGTCTTCGTCGGCCTCATCCCGGCGCTGCAGCGCCAGGCCCGGTTCAGCCCGCGCCAGCTGACGACGGTCGCCGGGGCGCCGCTGCTGGGCGCGGTGTTCGCGTTGGGCTGGACGCCGTGCCTGGGGCCGACGCTGGCCGGCGTCATCACCGTGGCCTCGGCCACCGACGGCGCGAGCGTGGCTCGCGGCACCGCCCTGGTGATCGCCTACTGCCTGGGGCTGGGCATCCCGTTCGTGCTGTTGGCGTTCGGCTCGGCGGGCGCCGTCGGGGCGCTGGGCTGGCTGCGGCGCCATACCCGGGCCATCCAGATCTTCGGCGGCGCGCTGCTGATCACGGTCGGTGCCCTGCTGGTCAGCGGGGTGTGGAACGACTTCACCTCCTGGCTGCGCGACGCCTTCGTGTCCGACGTGAGGCTGCCGATTTGAGCTCCCCGGTAGAGCCGCGAGCAGACGCAGAATCGCACGGAAAGACCCGTCCCAGTGCGATTTTGCGTCTGCTCGCGCAAAGGGGGCGCAACACCTGGCGCGCGCTGACCTCCATGGGCACCGCGCTGGTGCTGCTGTTCCTGCTCGCGCTGGGCGCGATACCCGGGGCGCTGCTGCCCCAGCGCAGCCTCAACGCCGGCAAGGTCGACGACTACCTGAAGGCCCACCCGGTCATCGGGCCGTGGCTGGATCGGCTGCAGGCGTTCAACGTGTTCTCCAGCTTCTGGTTCACCGCCGTCTACGTCCTGCTGTTCGTCTCGCTGGTCGGCTGCCTGACCCCGCGGATGATCGAGCATGCCCGCAGCCTGCGCGCCACCCCGGTGGCCGCCCCGCGCAACCTGGCCCGGCTGCCCAAGCACGCCAGCGCTCAGCTGAAAGGCGACCCCGACGAGCTGAACGCCCTGGCGAACAGGATCACCGACCGGCTGCGCGGCTGGCGGACGGCGATCCGGCACGAAGGCGAGGTCGTCGAGGTGTCCGCCGAAAAGGGCTACCTGCGTGAATTCGGCAACATCGCCTTCCACTTCTCCTTGCTGGGCCTGCTGGTCGCGGTGGCCGTCGGCAAGCTGTTCGGCTACGAGGGCAACGTCATCGTCATCGCCGACTCCGGCCCGGGCTTCTGCTCGGCCTCGCCGGCGGCGTTCGACTCGTTCCGCGCCGGCAACACCGTCGACGGCACGTCGCTCAATCCGATCTGCATCCGCGTCAACGACTTTCAGGCGCACTACCTGCCGTCGGGGCAGGCCACCTCGTTCGCCGCCGACATCGACTACCAGGCGGGCCGCGATCTGGCGGCCAACAACTGGCGGCACTACCTGCTGGAGGTCAACCATCCGCTGCGGGTCGGCGGCGACCGGGTGTACCTGCAGGGCCACGGCTACGCGCCCACCTTCACCGTGACCTTCCCGGACGGGCAGACCCGCACGTCGACCGTGCAATGGCGACCCGACAACCCGCAGACCCTGCTCAGCTCGGGGGTGGTGCGCATCGACCCGCCCGCCGGCAGCTATCGCACCGCCGCCGAGCGCCGCGCGCACGAGATCGCGATACAGGGCCTGCTGGCGCCGACGGAGCAGCTCGAGGGCACGCTGATGTCGTCGAGTTTCCCGGCCCTGAACGCCCCCGCGGTGGCCGTCGACATCTACCGCGGCGACACTGGCCTGGACACCGGGCGGCCCCAATCGCTGTTCACGCTGGACCCCCGGTTGATCCAGCAGGGGCGGCTGACCAAGGAAAAGCGCGTCAATCTGCGTGCCGGGCAGGAGGTCCGGATCGACCAGGGCCCGGCGGCGGGCACCGTCGTCCGCTTCGACGGCGCCGTGCCGTTCGTCAACCTGCAGGTCTCCCACGACCCCGGCCAAAGCTGGGTGCTGGTCTTCGCCGTCACGATGATGGCCGGGCTGCTGGTGTCGCTGCTGGTGCGCCGTCGCCGGGTGTGGGTCAGGCTCACCCCGGGGGCCGGTACGGTGAACGTCGAACTGGGCGGGCTGGCGCGCACCGACAACTCCGGGTGGGGCGACGAGTTCGAGCGGTTGACCGAGCGGGTGCTGGATGGCCTTGGCGAGCCTGCCGCGTCCAGAAGGAGTTCTCAGGTGGACGTCAAATGAACACGTTGCACGTCAACATCGTCTTGGCGCGCTATTCCGACTGGGCGTTCACGTCGGCCGTGGTGGCGCTCGTCATCGCGCTGCTGCTGCTGGCCTTCGAGCTGGCGTATGCGGGCGGCCGCCGCGTCGACCGGCGCGAGCAGGTCCTGGCCGGTGCGGTCTCCTCCGACAGCTTCAGCCCGGGCATCGTGGAGGACGTCCCCGCGCGGCCGTTCGACGAACGCGTCGGGCGGGCCGGGCTGGCCGTCGTCTACCTCGGCATCGGGCTGCTGCTCGCCTGCATCGTGCTGCGCGGCCTGGCCACCCTGCGGGCGCCGTGGGGCAACATGTACGAGTTCATCAACCTGACCTGCATGTGCGGGCTGCTGGCCGGGGCTTTCGTGTTGCGCCGCCCGCTATACCGCCCGCTGTGGGTCTTCCTGCTGGTGCCGGTGCTGATCCTGCTCACGGTGTCCGGGCGCTGGCTCTACACCAACGCCGCGCCGGTGATGCCCGCGCTGCAGTCCTACTGGCTGCCCATCCACGTGTCCGTGGTCAGCCTGGGCTCCGGGGTGTTCATGGTCGCCGGCATCGCCAGCATTCTGTTCCTGCTGCGCACCTCGGCGCTGAGTGATCCCGGGGCCGACGGTGCCCTGGCCCGGATGGTGCGGCGATTCCCCGACGCGCAGACCCTGGACCGCGTCGCCTACCGGACCACGATCTTCGCCTTCCCCGTTTTCGGCTTCGGGGTCATCTTCGGCGCGATCTGGGCCGAGGAGGCGTGGGGCCGGTATTGGGGCTGGGATCCCAAGGAGACAGTGTCCTTCGTCGCATGGGTGATCTACGCCGCCTACTTGCACGCCAGGTCGACGGCGGGCTGGCGGGACAGGAAGGCGGCCTGGATCAACGTCGCCGGGTTCGTGGCCATGGTCTTCAACCTGTTCTTCGTTAACCTGGTCACGGTGGGCCTGCATTCGTATGCGGGCGTGGGGTGACCGCTAGCGACCGACCCAAGTAACACAACAAGGGGGAGTGCAAGTGTCCGACCATCCAACGACGGGCGTGGGGGCGCCCGAGGAACCGACCACGCAACTGCCCCCGCAGGAGCCGGCGGCCTCGCCGCCGCCGGAAAACGCTGACGAGTCGCCGTCCGACGCCGGCGAGGCGCCGACCCGCGCCTTCGCCGGATTCCGCACCGAGCGGCGGGTGCCCGGCCCCGAGCAGCGGGAGGCGGCGCCGCCCACCACGCCCAGGCCCGCGGGGATGCCGCCGTGGGATGCCACCCCGGTGACCGGTATACCGCGCGTCGACCCGACCGCATACGGCGCCTACTACGCCGGCCCCGCCGACGCGCCGCCTCCGCAAACGCCGCCGCGGCCCGAGTCCGTGCCGCACACGCCGTACCCGGAACTGTCCACCGGCGTGTTGCTTCGGCCCGTCAAACCGCCGCCGTCCGAGGGCTGGCGCCGGCTGCTCTATGAGCTGTCCGGGCATCTGGTCAACCTGGGGGAGAGCCCCCGCTCGGCCCGCTACAACAACCTGGTGGCACAGGTGAACCGGCCGCTGCGCGGGTGCTACCGGATCGTGCTGGTCTCGCTGAAGGGCGGCGTCGGCAAGACGACGATCACCGCGATGGTGGGCGCCACCTTCGCCTCCATCCGCGGTGACCGGGTGGTCGCGGTCGACGCCAACCCCGACCGCGGCACACTGAGCCAGAGGATCCCGCTGGAGACGTCGGCGACGGTCCGCCAGCTGCTGCACGACGCCGCGAGCATCGAGCGCTACAGCGATGTCCGGCGCTACACGTCGAAGGGCCCGAGCGGGCTGGAAGTACTGGCCTCAGAATCCGACCCGGCCATCTCGGAGGCGTTCAGCGCCGACGACTACACCCGGGTCTTGGACGTCCTGGAGCGGTTCTACGGCCTGGTGCTCACCGACTGCGGCCCGGGTCTGCTGCATTCGGTGATGTCCTCGGTGCTGGAGAAGGCCGACGTGCTCGTCGTGGTCAGCTCCGCATCGATCGACGGGGCGCGCAGCGCGTCGGCAACGCTGGACTGGTTGGACGCGCACGGCTACCAGGAGATGGTGCGCAATTCGATCGCGGTCATCAACGGGGTGCGGTCGCGGACGGGCAAGGTCGACATGAACAAGGTGGTCGACCATTTCGCCCGCCGCTGCCGCGCGGTCCAGGTGGTGCCGTTCGACCCGCACCTCGAGGAGGGCGCCGAAATCGAGTTGGACCGGCTGAAGCGGAAGACCCGCGAGGCGCTCACCGAGCTGGCAGCCATCGTCGCCGACGGATTCCCCGGCGACCAGCGCAACCCCGGGATCGCGTAGAGCCTCAGCGGGGGTTGTTGTCCCCGTGGCCTAACCGCCGCAAGAACTCTGGATCGTCGTCGGGTCCGATAACGCGCGTCTTCGGCCGATTGATTTGTGACCGCGCCGTCCGCCAGCCAACGTAGATCAGCGTCCCCAGAATCAGGACGAGCAGCAGGTAGAGCACTCAACACCTCCTTGGACGAATATACCCGCGTCGTAGGCTCTCCCCTGTGTCAGAAGGAGCTAGCGACAGCGGCACCGGTGACGGCGCGGACGACGGCCGGTCGCAGGGCGCCGGGCGTCGGGCGGTCGTCGACGTTGCGCTCTACGCGGCGGCGCGGCTGCTGCTCGCGGTGGTGCTCGCCGCCGCGATCTATGGGGTGGCGCGCCTGATCGGAGTCAGCCAGTTTCCGCTCGTCATCGCCGCGTTGTTCGCGCTGATCATCGCGATGCCCCTGGGTATCTGGGTGTTCGGGCCGCTGCGCCGGCGCGCCACCGCGTCGCTGGCGCTGGCCGGTGAGCGCCGGCGCCGGGAGCGCGCACAACTGCGGGCCCGGTTGCACGGTGAGGAAACGCCCGACGAGGGGCGCGACCAAGCGTGATCAGGCGTTGGGCATCCGCACGACCTGCGCGGCATAGCTGAGGCCCGCGCCGTAACCGATCAGCAGGGCCAGATCGCCCGGCTTGGCCGCCCCGGTCGCCAGCAGTTCGGCCATCGCCAGGGGAATGGAAGCCGCGGAGGTGTTGCCGGTGTGCTCGATGTCGTTGGCCACGACGGCGTCCGGCCGCAGCTCCAGGCTCTTGGCCAGGACCTCGTTGATGCGGCTGTTGGCCTGGTGCGGGACGAACACGTCGATCTCGTCGGGCCGGATGCCCGCCGCGTCCATCGCCTGCCGGCCGACCTTGCCCATCTCGAATGCCGCCCAGCGGAACACCGCGCTGCCCTCCAGCCGCAGGAAGGGGCGGGGCCCCGTGGGGGCGTCCATGTAGTCGATCCAGTCGATGTCCTGGCGTATCGCCAGGGCCTGTTCACCGTCGCTGCCCCAGACGGTCGGCCCGATGCCCTGGTCAGGCGTCTCGCCCACCACCACTCCGGCCGCGCCGTCGGCGAAGATGAAGCAGTTGGTGCGGTCGTGCATGTCCACGGTCGGCGACAGCTTCTCCGAACCGAGGACCAGCACCTTGGCCGCGGTGCCGCCGCGAATCATGTCGGCCGCGACGCCGAGCGCGTAGCCGAAGCCGGCGCACCCCGCCGAGACGTCGAACGCGGGCACGCCCGTGGCGCCCAAGGCGGCGGCGACCGCCGGGGCGCACGCCGGGGTCTGCAGGAAATGCGTGCTGGTCGCGACGATCACGCAGTCGATGTCCGACGGCGTCAGCGCGGCCTTCTCGATCGCCTGCCGCCCCGCCTCGGTGGCCATCGACGCGGCGGATTCTTCCCGGGCGGCGAATCGACGGGTCTTGATCCCCGTCCTGGTGAAGATCCACTCATCGGACGAGTCGATGTTCTCGCATATCTCGTCGTTGGTGACCACTCGTTCGGGGCGGTAGGCCCCGACACTGAGCATTCCGATGTTCTTCGGTCCAGTGGTCGCGGCGATCTGCTTCATTGCTGTCCCCGATCGGTGCTCGCTGTGAACGGCCATCGGTGCCGACGCCGGTCCCTCATTGTTATCGGATCCGGTCCCGCCGTTTCACTCGAGTGTGCATATACGGTGGCGACACGCCGACGGACCCCACCGTCAGCGCACGCTCAAGGCCGTGGGCGCACGGTCGATCAGCCGGCCAGCGCCAGGGCCGCCGCCACCGCGACCGCCCAGGCGACCATGGCCAGGCCGGTGTCGCGTAGCACGGGGATCAACTCGGGGCCGCCGCGCCCCGACCGCACCGGGGAAGCGGCGCGCCACGCCAGCGGCGCGGCCACGAATCCCACGGCGCACCACGGCGTGGCGGCCATCAGCACCAGGGTCAACACCCCCGCTGTCGCCAGCAGCGCCTGGTACAGGATGCGGGTGCGGGCATCGCCCAGCCGCACCGCCAGGGTGATCTTGCCCGACCTCGCGTCGGTGGGAATGTCGCGCAGGTTGTTGGCCACCAGCACCGACGACGACACCGCCCCGATCGCCACCGCCAGCGCGAGCCCCACCCAGTCCACCCGCAACGCCTGGGTGTACTCGGTGCCGAGCACGGCCACCAGGCCGAAAAACACCAACACCGCGACCTCGCCAAAACCGGCGTAGCCGTAGGGTTTCGAGCCGCCCGTGTACAGCCACGCTCCGGCGATGCACACCGCGCCCACGGCGATCAGCCATGGCGCGCTGACCAGCGCTAGCGCGAGCCCGGCGGCCGCCCCGATCGACAGGCTCGCCACCGCGGCGGCCAGCACCGACCGCGGGGTGGCCAGCCGCGAACCCACCAGGCGCACCGGGCCGGCACGCTCGTCGTCGGTGCCGCGAACGCCGTCGGAGTAGTCGTTGGCGTAGTTGACGCCGACGGTCAGCGCGACCGCGACGGCCAGCGCCAGCAACGCCCTCCACCACACCGCGGATCCCAGCCACGCCGCCGCGCCGGTGCCTGCGACGACCGGCGCCACCGCGTTGGGCAGCGTCCGCGGCCGCGCACCGGAGATCCACTGCCTGAAACTGGCCACGCACGCATCCTGCCTCATGCACCACAATGGGCGGATGCTCGGAGTCATCGGCGGCAGCGGCTTCTACACCTTCTTCGAGTCCGACACCCGCGCCGTCGAGGTCGACACCCCGTACGGCCCGCCCAGCGCCGCGGTGACGATCGGCACCGTCGGCGGACACGAGGTCGCGTTCTTGCCCCGGCATGGGAGCAGCCACCAGTTCTCGGCGCACACCGTGCCGTATCGGGCCAATATGTGGGCGCTGCGCAAGCTCGGGGTGCGGCGAATCTTCGGCCCCTGCGCCGTGGGCAGCCTCAAACCCGAACACGGGCCGGGCGCCGTCGTGGTGCCCGATCAGCTGGTCGACCGCACCAGCGGTCGCCCCGACACCTACTTCGACTCCGGCGGCGTCCACGTCGACTTCGCCGACCCGTACTGCCCCACCCTGCGCGCCGCGGTCACCGGCCTGCCCGGCGTGGTCGACGGCGGCACCATGGTGGTGATCCAGGGGCCGCGGTTTTCCACCCGGGCGGAAAGCCAGTGGTTCGCCTCCGCGGGTTTCTCGGTGGTCAACATGACGGGCTATCCGGAGGCGGTACTCGCCCGAGAACTCGAAATGTGCTATGCGACAATCGCTTTGGTCACCGACCTGGACGCCGGTGTCACGTCCGGCCAGGGCGTGACGACCGTCGAGGTGTTCGCCGAATTCGAGAAGAACATCGGGGGATTCAAGGAGCTGGTGCGCGAGGCGATCGGCCGCGTCACCAGCGAACGCAACTGCGAACACTGCCTGCCGCACACCGGCGTCACGCTGCCGCACGAGTTGCCATGAGGGTATTGCTCACCGGGGTGGCCGGTTTCATCGGTTCGCGGGTGGACGCGGCGCTGCGGGCGGCGGGTCACGAGGTGGTCGGTGTCGACGCGTTGCTGCCCGCGGCGCACGGCCCGAATGCCGTGCTGCCGCAGGGATGTCACCGCGTCGACGTCCGTGACGCCGACGCGCTGGCGCCCCTGCTGGACGGGGTGGACCTGGTCTGTCATCAGGCCGCGATGGTCGGCGCGGGTGTGGACGCCGCCGACGCCCCCGCCTACGGCGGCCACAACGATTTCGGCACCACGGTGCTGCTGGCGCAGATGTTCGCCGCCGGGGTGCGCCGGCTGGTGCTGGCGTCGTCGATGGTGGTGTACGGGCAGGGCCGGTATCACTGCGCGCAGCACGGGCTCGTCGAGCCGTTGCCGCGGCGGCGCGCCGACCTCGACGCCGGGGTTTTCGAACACCGCTGCCCGACCGGGGGCGAGGAGCTGCAGTGGCGCCTGGTCGACGAGGACGCCGCGCTGCGGCCCCGCAGCCTGTACGCCGCCAGCAAGACCGCGCAGGAGCACTACGCGCTGGCGTGGTCGGAGGCTGTGGGCGGCTCGGTGGTGGCGCTGCGCTACCACAACGTCTACGGCCCCGGGATGCCGCGCGACACCCCCTATTCCGGGGTGGCGGCCATTTTTCGGTCATCGATCGAAAAGGGCCAGCCGCCAAGGGTTTTCGAGGACGGCGGTCAGATGCGGGACTTCGTCCACGTCGACGACGTCGCCGCCGCCAACGTCGCGGCCGCGGCATCGGGGCTCGACGGCTTCACTGCGGTCAACGTCTGTTCGGGGCGGCCCGTGTCGATCCTGCAGGTGGCCGGCGCACTGTGTGACGCGCGCGGCGGTTCGCTCTCGCCGGTGATCACCGGCCAGTACCGCAGCGGCGACGTCCGCCACATCGTCGCCGACCCGACCCGGGCGGCCGAGGTGCTGGGCTTCCGCGCGGCGATCGACCCGGCCGAGGGTTTGCGCGAATTCGCGTTCGCCCCGCTGCGCTGACTAGGCCTGCGGCGGCCGGTAGATCTTGGGTTTCTCGACGGGTATCTGTCGCGTCGCGGAGTCGTCGCCCCGGAAAAGCCGCGGGCCGGAGGTGATCCGGGTAGTCGCCGCGGCCGACGGCGCGACGGCGTGGCCCACTGGGACGCGCGCCCTCGGCTCGGCGGGAGCGCCGGCCGCCGCGGGCTTACTGACCGTGCGGCGGCGGCGCAGCCGCCGTCCGCGCAGCTGACCGGTGACGATGGCGGCGCCCAGGATGCACAAGGCCAGGCCGCACAGCGTCACGTCGAAGGTGCTGGTGATCTGCTGGGCGAGGTTGTTGCCGTAGACCGGTTGCCGCGCGGGCGAAGTGGGTGAGTCCGGGAACCGCGGCGCCAGCACCACGCCCACCACGACCCGGGCAAGGCTCAGCGCGGCGACCAGCCCGCACAGCGACGAGATCAATCGGGCGGAGCGGGCGGCGTCGGCCAGGTTGAGGCGCAGCCAGACCGCAAGGACCGCGGTGGCCAGGTCGAACGCGGCCAGCACCACGCTGTCGTACCGGGAGAACGGGTAGTTCAGGCTCACCGCGACGAAGAGATCGGTAAATCTCATCACCATCGAGCCCAGGGCCCATATGGCTATCAGCAGCAAGCCAGTTCGGGCCGCCGTCCGCCAAGCGCTCTCCTCGGCCCCGGTGGTGTTCCGCTGGCCGAACAGGGTTCCCGGCGCGAACATCGCCGCCGCGGCCGCCCATGCCAGGTAGCCCTCGAACCCGACCCCGGCG
This genomic interval from Mycobacterium sp. SMC-2 contains the following:
- the ccsB gene encoding c-type cytochrome biogenesis protein CcsB — protein: MNTLHVNIVLARYSDWAFTSAVVALVIALLLLAFELAYAGGRRVDRREQVLAGAVSSDSFSPGIVEDVPARPFDERVGRAGLAVVYLGIGLLLACIVLRGLATLRAPWGNMYEFINLTCMCGLLAGAFVLRRPLYRPLWVFLLVPVLILLTVSGRWLYTNAAPVMPALQSYWLPIHVSVVSLGSGVFMVAGIASILFLLRTSALSDPGADGALARMVRRFPDAQTLDRVAYRTTIFAFPVFGFGVIFGAIWAEEAWGRYWGWDPKETVSFVAWVIYAAYLHARSTAGWRDRKAAWINVAGFVAMVFNLFFVNLVTVGLHSYAGVG
- a CDS encoding NAD-dependent epimerase/dehydratase family protein, which translates into the protein MRVLLTGVAGFIGSRVDAALRAAGHEVVGVDALLPAAHGPNAVLPQGCHRVDVRDADALAPLLDGVDLVCHQAAMVGAGVDAADAPAYGGHNDFGTTVLLAQMFAAGVRRLVLASSMVVYGQGRYHCAQHGLVEPLPRRRADLDAGVFEHRCPTGGEELQWRLVDEDAALRPRSLYAASKTAQEHYALAWSEAVGGSVVALRYHNVYGPGMPRDTPYSGVAAIFRSSIEKGQPPRVFEDGGQMRDFVHVDDVAAANVAAAASGLDGFTAVNVCSGRPVSILQVAGALCDARGGSLSPVITGQYRSGDVRHIVADPTRAAEVLGFRAAIDPAEGLREFAFAPLR
- a CDS encoding DUF4229 domain-containing protein, with amino-acid sequence MLLAVVLAAAIYGVARLIGVSQFPLVIAALFALIIAMPLGIWVFGPLRRRATASLALAGERRRRERAQLRARLHGEETPDEGRDQA
- a CDS encoding S-methyl-5'-thioadenosine phosphorylase, which produces MLGVIGGSGFYTFFESDTRAVEVDTPYGPPSAAVTIGTVGGHEVAFLPRHGSSHQFSAHTVPYRANMWALRKLGVRRIFGPCAVGSLKPEHGPGAVVVPDQLVDRTSGRPDTYFDSGGVHVDFADPYCPTLRAAVTGLPGVVDGGTMVVIQGPRFSTRAESQWFASAGFSVVNMTGYPEAVLARELEMCYATIALVTDLDAGVTSGQGVTTVEVFAEFEKNIGGFKELVREAIGRVTSERNCEHCLPHTGVTLPHELP
- a CDS encoding histidine phosphatase family protein, with the translated sequence MSEQTRVHVVRHGEVHNPSGVLYGRLPGFRLSERGREQAAAVAEALAGRDIAAVVASPLQRAQETAAPIAAKHDVAVDTDHDLIESANFFEGRRVGPGDGAWRDPRFWWQLRNPFTPSWGEPYAEIAARMTTAVDKVRARGAGREVVCVSHQLPVWTLRLHLTGRRLWHDPRRRECGLCSITTLVYEGDRLVDVEYREPAL
- a CDS encoding 1,4-dihydroxy-2-naphthoate polyprenyltransferase, encoding MASFRQWISGARPRTLPNAVAPVVAGTGAAAWLGSAVWWRALLALAVAVALTVGVNYANDYSDGVRGTDDERAGPVRLVGSRLATPRSVLAAAVASLSIGAAAGLALALVSAPWLIAVGAVCIAGAWLYTGGSKPYGYAGFGEVAVLVFFGLVAVLGTEYTQALRVDWVGLALAVAIGAVSSSVLVANNLRDIPTDARSGKITLAVRLGDARTRILYQALLATAGVLTLVLMAATPWCAVGFVAAPLAWRAASPVRSGRGGPELIPVLRDTGLAMVAWAVAVAAALALAG
- a CDS encoding cytochrome c biogenesis protein ResB, with the protein product MGTALVLLFLLALGAIPGALLPQRSLNAGKVDDYLKAHPVIGPWLDRLQAFNVFSSFWFTAVYVLLFVSLVGCLTPRMIEHARSLRATPVAAPRNLARLPKHASAQLKGDPDELNALANRITDRLRGWRTAIRHEGEVVEVSAEKGYLREFGNIAFHFSLLGLLVAVAVGKLFGYEGNVIVIADSGPGFCSASPAAFDSFRAGNTVDGTSLNPICIRVNDFQAHYLPSGQATSFAADIDYQAGRDLAANNWRHYLLEVNHPLRVGGDRVYLQGHGYAPTFTVTFPDGQTRTSTVQWRPDNPQTLLSSGVVRIDPPAGSYRTAAERRAHEIAIQGLLAPTEQLEGTLMSSSFPALNAPAVAVDIYRGDTGLDTGRPQSLFTLDPRLIQQGRLTKEKRVNLRAGQEVRIDQGPAAGTVVRFDGAVPFVNLQVSHDPGQSWVLVFAVTMMAGLLVSLLVRRRRVWVRLTPGAGTVNVELGGLARTDNSGWGDEFERLTERVLDGLGEPAASRRSSQVDVK
- the fabH gene encoding beta-ketoacyl-ACP synthase III, which gives rise to MKQIAATTGPKNIGMLSVGAYRPERVVTNDEICENIDSSDEWIFTRTGIKTRRFAAREESAASMATEAGRQAIEKAALTPSDIDCVIVATSTHFLQTPACAPAVAAALGATGVPAFDVSAGCAGFGYALGVAADMIRGGTAAKVLVLGSEKLSPTVDMHDRTNCFIFADGAAGVVVGETPDQGIGPTVWGSDGEQALAIRQDIDWIDYMDAPTGPRPFLRLEGSAVFRWAAFEMGKVGRQAMDAAGIRPDEIDVFVPHQANSRINEVLAKSLELRPDAVVANDIEHTGNTSAASIPLAMAELLATGAAKPGDLALLIGYGAGLSYAAQVVRMPNA
- a CDS encoding cytochrome c biogenesis CcdA family protein, translating into MTGFTQIAAAGPLLVALGVCLLAGLVSFASPCVVPLVPGYLSYLAAVVGVDEQPLPGQVKAPPSARWRVAGSAALFVAGFTTVFVLGTVAVLGMTTTLITNQLLLQRVGGVLTIVMGLVFVGLIPALQRQARFSPRQLTTVAGAPLLGAVFALGWTPCLGPTLAGVITVASATDGASVARGTALVIAYCLGLGIPFVLLAFGSAGAVGALGWLRRHTRAIQIFGGALLITVGALLVSGVWNDFTSWLRDAFVSDVRLPI
- a CDS encoding TlpA disulfide reductase family protein — its product is MWRLVVAGVVLTTLVAGCSSGRDAVAQGGTFEFVSPGGKTDIYYNPPSSRGRPGPLSGPDLADPAHPLSLDDPTFAGRVVVINIWGQWCGPCRAEVSQLQQVYDATRDAGVSFLGIDVRDSNRQAALDFVNDRHVTFPSIYDPAMRTLIAFGGKYPTTVIPSTLVLDRQHRVAAVFLREMLAADLQPVVQKLARE
- a CDS encoding MinD/ParA family protein — protein: MSDHPTTGVGAPEEPTTQLPPQEPAASPPPENADESPSDAGEAPTRAFAGFRTERRVPGPEQREAAPPTTPRPAGMPPWDATPVTGIPRVDPTAYGAYYAGPADAPPPQTPPRPESVPHTPYPELSTGVLLRPVKPPPSEGWRRLLYELSGHLVNLGESPRSARYNNLVAQVNRPLRGCYRIVLVSLKGGVGKTTITAMVGATFASIRGDRVVAVDANPDRGTLSQRIPLETSATVRQLLHDAASIERYSDVRRYTSKGPSGLEVLASESDPAISEAFSADDYTRVLDVLERFYGLVLTDCGPGLLHSVMSSVLEKADVLVVVSSASIDGARSASATLDWLDAHGYQEMVRNSIAVINGVRSRTGKVDMNKVVDHFARRCRAVQVVPFDPHLEEGAEIELDRLKRKTREALTELAAIVADGFPGDQRNPGIA